The following are encoded together in the Brassica napus cultivar Da-Ae chromosome A9, Da-Ae, whole genome shotgun sequence genome:
- the LOC106397179 gene encoding uncharacterized protein LOC106397179 — protein sequence MYFFGLSKEEVLSQKHVVPYKETFNQNPLTLFGRQVYPVNSNSSNSVHGSMKMKDIDLRLPADHYAYVETRFHSAFEANKEKEALATKWSGKRDPKIVIDLEELPTTEDADSVSYVTVRSPETEPSCLAGQISSNSLKVVGQSRVEDGSAGLLDLNTTPDELVSEPHLCFLQDLNCPYVEETETSCEKSGVDDDPTSLSSPKCQNVHEKDGTESPASDTSCCTTENNLRRGSLDPSCRTRLEFPVLPENERCNEEEKEEFSEVMLMAAESLVHISAVSYQNQDKPEKGNVEPRCFSCDSYELHTLGISETNTEEEFCVSSKAMDKLHNITREDNKEFGLKLRRGRRMKHFQKEVLPSLTSLSRHEIREDMNILEAVFRSREYKKMQGKTRDVKLGANLRNKRLVSQRYVGKRR from the exons ATGTACTTCTTCGGTTTGTCCAAAGAAGAAGTGTTGTCACAGAAACATGTTGTACCGTATAAAGAGACTTTTAACCAGAATCCACTCACTCTGTTTGGGAGACAG GTGTATCCGGTGAATAGCAATAGCTCCAACTCTGTTCATGGGTCTATGAAGATGAAAGATATTGATCTTCGGCTTCCTGCAGATCATTATGCTTATGTAGAGACTAGATTTCATTCAGCGTTTGAAGCTAATAAGGAGAAAGAAGCGCTGGCCACAAAGTGGAGTGGCAAGAGAGACCCAAAAATTGTTATTGATCTTGAAGAGCTTCCCACAACAGAGGATGCAGATTCTGTTAGCTATGTTACTGTGAGAAGTCCTGAAACAGAACCGTCATGCTTAGCTGGTCAGATCAGCTCAAACAGTCTGAAGGTGGTGGGTCAATCTCGTGTAGAAGATGGTAGTGCAGGTTTACTAGATCTTAATACAACCCCGGATGAGTTGGTGTCCGAGCCTCACTTGTGTTTCTTACAAGATCTCAACTGTCCTTACGTCGAAGAGACCGAAACAAGCTGCGAGAAGAGTGGAGTTGATGATGATCCTACGTCACTTAGCTCTCCTAAATGCCAAAATGTCCATGAAAAAGACGGTACAGAGTCTCCAGCTTCAGATACTTCTTGCTGCACCACTGAAAACAACTTAAGAAGAGGTTCACTGGATCCTTCTTGCCGTACCAGGCTTGAGTTTCCTGTCTTACCAGAGAACGAACGTTGTAATgaggaggagaaggaagagTTCTCTGAAGTTATGCTAATGGCAGCTGAATCATTAGTCCACATATCAGCAGTTTCATATCAAAATCAAGACAAACCAGAGAAGGGTAACGTGGAACCAAGATGTTTCTCATGCGATTCATATGAGCTACACACGTTAGGAATAAGCGAAACCAACACGGAAGAAGAGTTCTGCGTGTCATCAAAGGCTATGGATAAGCTTCATAACATCACAAGAGAGGACAACAAAGAGTTTGGACTCAAGCTGAGAAGAGGGAGGAGAATGAAGCACTTTCAGAAGGAGGTACTCCCTAGCTTAACGTCGCTCTCTAGGCACGAGATACGCGAAGACATGAACATCTTGGAAGCGGTTTTTAGATCAAGAGAGTACAAGAAGATGCAGGGGAAAACGAGAGATGTTAAACTTGGAGCAAACCTGAGAAACAAACGTTTAGTGTCACAGAGGTACGTTGGTAAAAGAAGGTGA
- the LOC106401302 gene encoding protein NRT1/ PTR FAMILY 6.3-like (The RefSeq protein has 2 substitutions compared to this genomic sequence): MSLPETKTQTLLDAWDFQGRPADRSKTGGWASAAMILCIEAVERLTTLGIGVNLVTYLTGTMHLGNATAANTVTNFLGTSFMLCLLGGFIADTFLGRYLTIAIFAAIQATGVSILTLSTIIPGLRPPRCDPTTSSHCVQANGIQLTVLYLALYLTALGTGGVKASVSGFGSDQFDDTEPKERSQMTYFFNRFFFCINVGSLMAVTVLVYIQDDVGRKWGYGICALAIVLSLSIFLAGTNRYRFKKLIGSPMTQVGTVLVAAWRNRRLELPSDPSFLYDLDDVIAAEGSMKSKQKLPHTNQFRSLDKAAIKDQEMAMTQNVYNKWTLSTVTDIEEVKQIVRMLPIWATCILFWTVHAQLTTLSVAQSETMDRHIGSFEIPPAAMAVFYIGGLLLTTAVYDRLAIPLCKKLFNYPHGLRPLQRIGLGLLLAAMGMAVAALVEIKRLRTAHAHGPTVKTLPLGFSLLIPQYLIVGIGEALIYTGQLDFFLRECPKGMKTMSTGLLLSTLALGFFFSSVLVTIVEKVTDKAHPWIADDLNKGRLYNFYWLVAVIVALNFLVFLVFSKWYVYKEKRLADLGIELEDEPDIPMGH, from the exons ATGTCTCTACCTGAAACTAAAACACAAACCCTTCTCGATGCTTGGGACTTCCAAGGCCGCCCAGCCGATCGTTCTAAGACCGGTGGATGGGCCAGCGCCGCCATGATTCTCT GTATTGAGGCGGTGGAGCGGTTGACGACGTTAGGTATCGGCGTTAACCTAGTGACGTATTTGACGGGAACTATGCATTTAGGCAATGCAACGGCGGCTAACACCGTCACAAACTTCCTCGGAACTTCGTTCATGCTCTGTCTCCTCGGTGGCTTCATAGCGGACACTTTTCTTGGAAG GTACCTAACCATTGCTATATTCGCCGCTATCCAAGCCACA GGTGTTTCGATCTTAACCCTCTCAACTATCATACCGGGACTGAGACCACCAAGATGCGATCCAACGACCTCGTCTCATTGCGTACAAGCGAGTGGAATACAACTTACGGTCCTATACTTAGCCTTATACCTTACGGCCCTAGGAACTGGAGGAGTGAAGGCAAGCGTCTCCGGTTTTGGGTCAGACCAATTCGATGACACTGAACCGAAAGAACGGTCACAAATGACATATTTCTTCAACCGTTTCTTCTTTTGTATCAACGTCGGTTCTCTTATGGCCGTGACGGTCCTTGTCTACATACAAGATGATGTTGGACGTAAATGGGGCTATGGCATTTGCGCGTTGGCAATCGTGCTTTCACTAAGCATTTTCTTGGCCGGCACTAATCGCTACCGGTTCAAGAAGTTGATTGGTAGCCCGATGACGCAAGTTGCGACGGTTCTTGTGGCGGCGTGGAGGAATAGGCGGCTCGAGTTGCCATCGGACCCGTCGTTTCTATATGACTTGGACGATGTTATTGCGGCTGAAGGTTCGATGAAGAGTAAACAAAAGTTGCCGCATACCAATCAGTTCCG GTCATTGGACAAAGCAGCGATAAAGGACCAAGAAATGGCAATGACCCAAAACGTATACAACAAATGGACACTATCAACAGTAACTGATATTGAGGAAGTGAAACAAATTGTACGGATGTTACCAATTTGGGCAACATGCATCCTCTTTTGGACTGTCCATGCTCAACTAACGACATTATCGGTCGCGCAGTCCGAGACCATGGACCGTCACATTGGGAGCTTTGAGATCCCTCCAGCCGCAATGGCCGTATTCTATATCGGTGGCCTCCTCCTAACCACCGCCGTCTACGACCGTCTCGCGATTCCCTTATGCAAAAAGCTATTCAACTACCCCCACGGTCTGAGACCTCTTCAACGCATTGGTTTGGGTCTCTTACTTGCAGCCATGGGTATGGCCGTAGCTGCTTTGGTCGAGATCAAACGTCTTAGAACAGCACATGCCCACGGTCCAACAGTCAAAACCCTTCCTCTAGGGTTTTCTCTACTCATCCCACAATACCTTATTGTGGGTATCGGCGAGGCGTTGATCTACACAGGACAGCTAGATTTTTTCTTGAGAGAGTGTCCTAAAGGTATGAAAACAATGAGCACGGGTTTATTGTTGAGCACATTGGCTTTAGGGTTTTTCTTCAGCTCGGTTCTCGTAACCATCGTTGAGAAAGTCACTGATAAAGCTCATCCGTGGATAGCTGATGATCTCAACAAGGGCCGTCTATACAATTTCTATTGGCTTGTGGCAGTAATTGTTGCTTTGAACTTCCTCGTTTTCCTTGTTTTCTCCAAGTGGTACGTCTACAAGGAGAAGAGACTAGCTGACCTTGGGATTGAGTTGGAAGACGAGCCAGACATTCCCATGGGTCATTGA